In Chaetodon trifascialis isolate fChaTrf1 chromosome 2, fChaTrf1.hap1, whole genome shotgun sequence, one DNA window encodes the following:
- the LOC139346772 gene encoding ATP-sensitive inward rectifier potassium channel 12-like yields MVGTARPNLHYCPRRHSLMITGAMGAVRVNRYSIVSTDEDALKISSLGLHNGHSPLTQQTLSGSCMRGEEGGGGDCPGSDEGRGALSLRVTNEPIVHNSCRASPSCRLGLDMGTGRLRSRFVKKNGQCNVVFNNMEDKPRRYLADIFTTCVDIRWRYLLLIFTTTFLLSWLLFGLIFWGVALAHGDFDFRTPVKEGDPQSNVEEGQDKWRPCILHIQGFIGAFLFSIETQTTIGYGFRCVTEECPVAVVTVVVQSIVGCIIDSFMIGTIMAKMVRPKKRAQTLLFSHNAVIALRDGKLCLMWRLGNMRKSHIVEAHVRAQLIKPHVTAEGEYLPLEQTDIDVGYDDGLDRLFLVSPLVVVHEINKTSPLYNLSRADLQKEDFEIVVILEGMVEATAMTTQARSSYLAKEIMWGHRFEPVVFEKSDRYHVDYSRFHKTYEVPSTPQCSARELSQMMRHGRQSSSSSSSYSQSPSPFAPRAARHLLGPHSPSAFCYENEVALCCGDDEDEGDVKEEAGSLNVRSDREVNMRDDIHLGFKETFVEEQTVEMLCVLDSENQISLDRLQPTLPLYISRESGV; encoded by the exons ATGGTTGGAACTGCCCGCCCCAACCTACATTACTGCCCTCGCAGACATAGCCTGATGATCACCGGTGCCATGGGAGCGGTGCGAGTCAACAG ATACAGCATCGTTTCCACAGATGAAGATGCCCTGAAGATCTCCAGCCTGGGGCTCCACAATGGCCACAGTCCCCTGACTCAGCAGACACTGTCGGGGTCCTGTATGCGGggtgaagaaggaggaggaggagattgtCCAGGAAGTGATGAGGGAAGAGGGGCTTTGTCTTTGAGAGTGACAAATGAGCCCATCGTCCACAACAGCTGCCGGGCATCACCTTCATGTCGTCTGGGCCTGGACATGGGCACCGGCCGCCTGCGCAGTCGCTTTGTGAAGAAAAATGGTCAGTGCAATGTGGTGTTCAACAACATGGAGGATAAGCCACGACGATACTTGGCTGACATTTTCACCACCTGTGTGGACATACGCTGGCGCTACCTGCTGCTCATTTTCACCACCACCTTCCTTCTGTCTTGGCTGCTTTTTGGCCTGATTTTCTGGGGAGTGGCACTTGCTCATGGAGACTTTGACTTTCGCACTCCTGTGAAGGAAGGAGATCCTCAAAGTAACGTAGAGGAAGGACAAGACAAATGGCGGCCATGTATTCTCCACATCCAGGGTTTCATTGGGGCGTTCCTCTTTTCCATTGAGACCCAGACCACCATTGGATATGGTTTCCGGTGTGTCACTGAAGAGTGCCCAGTTGCTGTGGTGACTGTGGTGGTCCAGTCCATTGTGGGCTGCATTATTGACTCCTTCATGATCGGCACCATCATGGCAAAGATGGTGCGACCGAAGAAGCGGGCACAGACCTTGCTGTTTTCTCACAATGCCGTCATCGCTCTAAGAGATGGTAAGCTGTGCCTCATGTGGCGCCTGGGGAACATGCGCAAGAGCCACATTGTCGAAGCACATGTGCGTGCTCAGCTCATTAAGCCGCATGTGACGGCGGAGGGTGAGTACCTCCCTTTGGAGCAAACAGACATTGATGTCGGCTATGACGACGGGCTGGATCGCCTGTTTCTGGTGTCACCGCTTGTGGTGGTCCATGAAATTAACAAGACCAGTCCTCTGTATAACCTGAGCCGCGCAGACCTGCAAAAGGAGGACTTTGAGATTGTGGTCATCCTGGAGGGGATGGTGGAGGCCACAGCTATGACCACGCAGGCCCGTAGCTCCTACTTGGCCAAGGAGATCATGTGGGGTCACCGCTTTGAGCCTGTGGTCTTTGAGAAGAGTGACCGCTACCATGTGGACTATTCCCGGTTCCATAAGACCTACGAAGTGCCATCTACACCTCAGTGCAGTGCCAGGGAACTGAGCCAGATGATGCGTCATGGCAGGCAGTCCTCATCCTCCAGTTCGAGTTACTCCCAGTCTCCGTCACCATTTGCTCCGAGGGCAGCCCGCCATCTCCTGGGCCCTCACTCCCCCAGTGCTTTCTGCTACGAGAATGAGGTAGCTCTGTGCTGCGGGGATGACGAGGATGAGGGTGATGTGAAAGAGGAGGCGGGGAGCCTGAATGTAAGAAGTGACAGAGAGGTAAATATGAGAGATGACATTCACTTGGGTTTCAAAGAGACATTTGTGGAGGAGCAGACGGTGGAGATGCTGTGTGTTCTGGACTCAGAGAATCAGATCAGCCTTGACAGACTACAGCCCACTCTACCTTTATACATCAGCAGAGAGTCAGGAGTTTAA